One region of Fragaria vesca subsp. vesca linkage group LG4, FraVesHawaii_1.0, whole genome shotgun sequence genomic DNA includes:
- the LOC101311182 gene encoding uncharacterized protein LOC101311182, with protein MQEIKKLGNEYSDSKKKERHIVTWSQEEDDTLRDQISTHGTENWAIIASKFKDKTTRQCRRRWYTYLNSDFKKGGWSPEEDMLLCEAQKIFGNRWTEIAKVVSGRTDNAVKNRFSTLCKKRAKYEALAKENATSYMNPNGKRVIIRNGFNTDGTSENTSPLKKMRRSHIPSLSENCNYGDRRHGQCKTNQQLRAPFTVLIQNIHNVNNLQDQHTVNITKDDPSNAAQTNKFQGSFLKKDDPKITALMQQAELLSSLAMKVNTDNTDQSLENAWKVLQDFLNQSKESDILSYGASEFDFQLEDLKYLLEDLRSTSEGGRPSWRQPDLYDESPGSSEYSTGSTLLSQTECYKMEQNEAEIGTINQEIPPESQSIHIGGQNKIGELEKGIVSSGTRKQEILPSCDEATKEDAVVSALSSTEFSSPIQVTPMFRSLAAGIPSPKFSDSERSFLLKTLGADSPFPNPSTNSQTPLCKRALLQSL; from the exons ATGCAAGAAATTAAGAAGCTTGGCAATGAATATTCCGATTCCAAGAAGAAGGAGCGCCATATAGTCACATGGTCTCAAGAG GAGGATGATACACTGCGAGACCAAATTAGCACTCATGGAACAGAGAA CTGGGCTATTATTGCGTCTAAATTCAAGGATAAAACGACGAGGCAGTGCAGGAGAAG GTGGTACACATATTTGAACTCGGACTTCAAGAAGGGAGGATGGTCACCGGAGGAAGATATGCTTTTATGTGAG GCTCAGAAGATATTTGGTAACAGATGGACCGAGATAGCGAAGGTGGTTTCAGGAAG AACTGACAATGCTGTTAAAAACCGGTTTTCCACCTTGTGCAAGAAGAGAGCAAAATATGAGGCCTTAGCAAAAGAGAATGCAACTTCGTACATGAATCCGAATGGCAAAAGGGTCATAATCCGAAATGGCTTCAATACAGACGGAACATCAGAAAATACATCACCTCTAAAGAAGATGAG GAGGAGCCATATCCCTAGTCTCTCGGAAAATTGCAACTATGGTGACAGACGACATGGGCAGTGTAAGACGAATCAGCAGCTAAGAGCACCGTTCACTGTGTTGATTCAGAATATCCACAATGTAAACAATCTGCAAGATCAGCATACTGTCAATATCACCAAGGATGACCCCAGCAATG CAGCACAAACTAACAAGTTTCAAGGTTCATTTCTGAAGAAGGATGATCCAAAGATAACTGCTTTGATGCAGCAAGCAGAGTTGCTCAGCTCATTGGCTATGAAGGTTAACACAGATAACACAGACCAGAGTCTTGAAAATGCTTGGAAG GTTCTCCAAGATTTCTTGAACCAAAGCAAAGAGAGTGACATCCTCAGCTATGGAGCAAGTGAATTTGATTTTCAACTCGAAGATCTTAAATATCTATTAGAGGACTTAAGGAGTACTAGTGAAGGAGGTCGACCATCTTGGCG GCAACCAGATCTCTATGATGAGTCTCCAGGAAGTTCTGAATACAGTACAGGGTCAACTCTTCTGTCCCAAACTGAGTGTTATAAAATGGAACAGAATGAAGCTGAAATAGGTACAATAAATCAGGAGATTCCTCCTGAGTCGCAATCAATTCATATTGGAGGACAAAATAAGATTGGCGAACTTGAGAAAGGAATTGTTTCCAGTGGAACTAGAAAGCAAG AGATACTTCCATCTTGTGATGAAGCAACAAAAGAGGATGCAGTTGTTTCTGCATTGTCGAGCACTGAGTTCAGTTCTCCTATTCAAGTTACTCCAATGTTCAGATCCTTGGCAGCAGGAATTCCCAGCCCAAAATTTTCTGACAGT GAGAGGAGCTTCTTGCTGAAAACGCTTGGAGCGGATTCCCCTTTTCCCAACCCAAGCACCAATTCACAAACACCACTTTGCAAACGAGCCCTCCTCCAAAGTCTATAG
- the LOC101310891 gene encoding uncharacterized protein LOC101310891, translating into MAASSSTSILSPTTTIVHHHSSKLPFTSTSTTTTFTNNRPLTRLHVSTPTNKPANNTTTTSTKKPTSETVFFDGGAHYGDLAANLVLGFTLLWLPLTLAAVFRAFFLRYRFTNLRVTVISGLTGQDRSDFSYKVIKDVQVVPRFIGEWGDIIITLRDGTKVDLRSVPKFREIAKYCLSMAEKPAVVKEAGTKGF; encoded by the coding sequence ATGGCCGCCTCCTCCTCCACCTCTATTCTCTCTCCCACCACCACCATAGTCCACCACCACTCCTCCAAGCTCCCCTTCACCTCCACCTCCACCACTACTACTTTCACCAACAACAGACCTCTCACCAGGCTCCACGTGTCCACCCCAACCAACAAGCCCGCCAACAACACCACCACCACCAGTACCAAGAAACCCACCTCGGAGACCGTCTTCTTCGACGGCGGGGCCCACTACGGCGACCTCGCCGCCAACCTCGTTCTCGGCTTCACTCTCCTGTGGCTTCCCCTAACGTTAGCCGCTGTCTTCCGGGCCTTCTTCCTTCGGTACAGGTTCACCAACCTGCGGGTGACGGTGATATCGGGACTGACGGGACAGGACAGGAGTGACTTCTCGTACAAGGTCATCAAGGACGTTCAGGTTGTGCCGCGTTTCATCGGCGAGTGGGGTGATATTATCATCACCCTCAGAGATGGCACCAAGGTGGATCTTAGGAGTGTGCCCAAGTTCAGAGAGATTGCCAAGTATTGCTTATCCATGGCTGAAAAGCCTGCCGTGGTTAAAGAAGCAGGAACCAAGGGCTTTTGA
- the LOC101311469 gene encoding UDP-galactose/UDP-glucose transporter 3-like, which yields MESHGSGLRRVTVLAFCVVGIWAAYIYQGVLQETLSTKRFGPDGIRFEHLSFLNLAQNVVCLIWSYIMLKIWSNSNAGGAPLRSFWSAGITNTIGPAMGIEALKYISYPAQVLAKSSKMIPVMLMGTLVYGIRYTLPEYVCTLLVAGGVSMFALLKTSSKTISKLAHPNAPLGYGLCFLNLAFDGFTNATQDSITARYPKTSAWEIMLGMNLWGTIYNMIYMFGWPRGSGFEAVQFCKMHPEAAWDIFLYCLCGAVGQNFIFLTISRFGSLANTTITTTRKFVSIVVSSLLSGNPLSSKQWGCVVMVFSGLSYQIYLKWKKLQRLQKKRKPT from the exons ATGGAGTCGCACGGGTCGGGGCTCCGGCGTGTCACAGTCTTGGCCTTCTGCGTCGTCGGTATCTGGGCTGCTTATATCTACCAAGGCGTTCTTCAGGAAACTCT GTCTACCAAGCGGTTCGGACCAGATGGGATTAGGTTCGAGCATCTTTCGTTTCTCAACTTGGCGCAAAATGTGGTCTGTTTAATCTGGTCCTATATAA TGTTGAAGATTTGGTCTAACAGCAATGCCGGTGGTGCGCCGTTGCGGAGTTTCTGGAGTGCAGGGATTACTAATACGATTGGACCGGCTATGGGGATCGAGGCTTTGAAGTATATCAGCTACCCGGCTCAG GTCTTGGCCAAATCTTCGAAAATGATTCCAG TGATGCTGATGGGTACTTTAGTCTATGGCATAAGATATACCTTGCCTGAGTATGTTTGTACTCTCCTTGTTGCTGGAGGGGTATCCATGTTTGCACTCTTGAAG ACTAGCTCTAAGACCATCAGCAAGTTGGCACACCCAAATGCACCTCTTGGATATGGACTGTGCTTCCTTAACCTTGCTTTTGATGGATTCACAAATGCTACTCAGGATTCAATAACAGCAAG GTATCCAAAAACGAGTGCCTGGGAAATAATGTTAGGCATGAACCTATGGGGTACCATATACAACATGATCTACATGTTTGGCTGGCCACGAGGTAGTGGATTTGAGGCAGTTCAATTCTGTAAGATGCACCCTGAAGCAGCATGGGACATCTTTCTCTATTGTCTTTGTGGCGCTGTTGGCCAGAATTTCATCTTCCTAACCATAAGCAGATTTGGTTCCCTAGCTAATACCACCATCACTACCACCCGCAAATTTGTGAGCATTGTGGTGTCGTCATTGCTCAGTGGCAATCCCCTGTCATCAAAGCAATGGGGTTGTGTTGTCATGGTCTTCTCGGGGTTGTCGTATCAGATCTATCTCAAATGGAAGAAGTTGCAGAGACTGCAGAAGAAGAGAAAGCCAACTTAA